A single genomic interval of Lathyrus oleraceus cultivar Zhongwan6 chromosome 7, CAAS_Psat_ZW6_1.0, whole genome shotgun sequence harbors:
- the LOC127101270 gene encoding uncharacterized protein LOC127101270 translates to MQELEQWKEHVSHLWNVANDYLRQLPPNQLYAAVAVAVFTTLLLLLLRFLKRTKSNTIVLTGLSGSGKTVLFYQLRDGSTHQGTVTSMEPNEDTFILHGETTKKGNIKPVHIVDVPGHSRLQPKLDEYIPQAAGAVFVVDALDFLPNCRAASEYLYDLLTKGSVVRKRIPLLILCNKADKVTAHTKEFIRRQLEKEIDKLRSSRSAVSEADVTNEFTLGVPGQPFSFTQCSNKVTTADASGLTGEISQLQEFIRAYVKP, encoded by the exons ATGCAAGAGTTAGAGCAATGGAAGGAACATGTTTCTCATCTCTGGAATGTGGCAAATGATTATCTTCGCCAGCTTCCCCCAAATCAACTCTATGCCGCTGTTGCGGTCGCCGTTTTCACAACCCTGCTTCTTCTCTTAC TTCGGTTTTTGAAACGCACCAAGTCTAACACCATTGTGTTGACTGGACTCAGTGGCAGTGGGAAAACCGTTCTCTTCTATCAG CTTAGAGATGGCTCTACTCACCAGGGTACTGTTACATCAATGGAACCAAATGAAGATACTTTTATTCTTCATGGTGAAACAACGAAG AAGGGCAACATAAAACCTGTTCATATTGTTGATGTTCCTGGACATTCTCGTCTTCAACCCAAATTGGATGAGTACATACCTCAAGCAGCTGGCGCTGTCTTTGTGGTTGATGCTTTGGACTTCTTACCAAATTGTCGTGCTGCCTCAGA GTACCTATATGATCTATTGACCAAGGGAAGTGTTGTGAGGAAGAGGATTCCTCTGCTTATTCTCTGCAACAAAGCAGACAAAGTTACTGCTCACACTAAAGAATTCATCCGCAGACAGCTCGAGAAAGAAAT TGACAAATTACGGTCATCAAGAAGCGCGGTTTCAGAAGCTGACGTTACAAATGAGTTCACTTTGGGAGTACCTGGCCAGCCATTTTCCTTTACTCAGTGCTCTAACAAAGTTACAACTGCAGATGCTTCTGGTTTAACTGGAGAGATATCTCAGCTACAAGAGTTTATCAGAGCATATGTGAAGCCATAG